The Yoonia sp. SS1-5 genome contains a region encoding:
- the lepA gene encoding translation elongation factor 4 yields the protein MTDLSHIRNFSIVAHIDHGKSTLADRLIQSTNTVADRDMKAQLLDSMDIERERGITIKANTVRIDYKADNGEHYVLNLIDTPGHVDFAYEVSRSMRAVEGSLLVVDSTQGVEAQTLANVYQAIDADHEIVPVLNKIDLPASECDRVAEQIEDVIGIDASGAIQVSAKTGIGIHETLEAIVNLLPAPQGNRDAPLKAMLVDSWYDSYLGVIVLVRIIDGVMKKNDRVKFMSNGTVHGIDKIGVFRPQMQDVAELGPGEIGFITASIKQVRDTRVGDTITSEKKGTETPLAGFKPSQPVVFCGLFPVDSSEFEDLRDAIEKLALNDASFSHEMETSAALGFGFRCGFLGLLHLEVIRDRIEREYNIELITTAPSVVYHVYMRDGEMIELHNPADMPDLTHVDHLEEPRIKATILVPDDYLGDVLKLCQDRRGVQLDLTYAGSRAMVVYDLPLNEVVFDFYDRLKSVTKGYASFDYQMTGYQTDNLVKMSVLVNDEPVDALSMMVHRDRAEMRGRAMVEKLKDLIPRHMFKIPIQAAIGGKVIARETLSALRKDVTAKCYGGDATRKRKLLDKQKAGKKKMRQFGKVDIPQEAFISALKMDG from the coding sequence AGTCCACCAACACCGTGGCTGACCGGGATATGAAGGCGCAGCTGCTCGATAGTATGGACATCGAACGCGAGCGTGGCATCACCATCAAGGCCAACACCGTGCGCATCGACTACAAGGCCGACAATGGGGAACACTATGTCCTCAACCTGATCGACACCCCCGGCCACGTTGATTTCGCCTACGAGGTCTCGCGGTCCATGCGCGCCGTCGAAGGCTCGCTATTGGTGGTGGACAGCACACAAGGGGTCGAGGCGCAGACACTGGCCAATGTCTACCAAGCCATTGATGCCGATCATGAAATCGTGCCTGTACTGAACAAGATCGACCTGCCCGCGTCCGAATGCGACCGGGTGGCCGAACAGATCGAGGATGTGATCGGGATCGACGCCTCCGGCGCCATTCAGGTCAGCGCCAAGACCGGCATCGGCATCCACGAAACACTGGAAGCCATCGTCAACCTGCTCCCCGCCCCGCAAGGCAACCGCGACGCGCCGCTCAAGGCGATGCTGGTGGATAGCTGGTATGACAGCTACCTCGGCGTCATTGTTCTGGTCCGCATCATCGACGGGGTGATGAAGAAAAACGACCGGGTCAAATTCATGTCCAACGGGACGGTGCACGGGATCGACAAGATCGGGGTGTTCCGGCCGCAGATGCAGGATGTGGCAGAGCTTGGGCCGGGTGAGATCGGATTTATCACCGCCTCAATCAAGCAGGTCCGCGACACGCGCGTTGGCGACACGATCACCTCCGAAAAGAAGGGGACGGAAACGCCCCTCGCGGGTTTCAAACCCTCGCAGCCGGTGGTCTTCTGCGGGCTGTTCCCCGTGGACAGTTCCGAATTCGAAGACCTGCGCGATGCCATCGAAAAACTGGCCCTGAATGACGCGAGTTTCAGTCACGAGATGGAGACATCCGCCGCCCTCGGCTTTGGCTTCCGCTGCGGGTTTCTGGGGCTGTTGCACCTTGAGGTCATTCGCGACCGGATCGAGCGGGAATACAATATCGAGCTGATCACCACGGCCCCCTCGGTCGTCTACCACGTCTATATGCGGGATGGGGAAATGATCGAACTACACAACCCCGCCGACATGCCCGACCTGACCCATGTGGACCATCTGGAGGAGCCACGGATCAAGGCCACGATCCTTGTGCCCGATGACTATCTGGGCGACGTGCTGAAACTCTGCCAGGACCGGCGCGGGGTGCAGCTGGACCTGACCTATGCGGGGTCGCGGGCGATGGTTGTTTACGACTTGCCGCTTAACGAGGTCGTGTTCGACTTCTACGACCGGCTGAAATCCGTGACCAAGGGCTATGCGTCCTTTGACTACCAGATGACCGGCTACCAGACAGACAACCTGGTCAAAATGTCCGTGCTGGTGAATGACGAACCGGTTGATGCGCTGTCGATGATGGTCCACCGGGACCGGGCCGAGATGCGCGGACGCGCGATGGTTGAAAAGCTCAAGGACCTGATCCCGCGCCACATGTTCAAAATCCCAATCCAGGCGGCCATTGGCGGCAAAGTCATCGCCCGCGAGACGCTCTCCGCCCTGCGTAAGGACGTGACGGCCAAATGCTATGGCGGGGACGCCACGCGGAAACGCAAACTGCTGGACAAGCAGAAGGCGGGGAAGAAAAAGATGCGGCAGTTCGGGAAAGTGGATATCCCGCAAGAGGCTTTCATCAGCGCCTTGAAGATGGACGGGTAG
- the rimO gene encoding 30S ribosomal protein S12 methylthiotransferase RimO: protein MTQNPPNLRPDLANAQITEQRRDGQPTIGMVSLGCPKALVDSERILTRLRAEGYAISPDYAGAEAVIVNTCGFLDSAKAESLDAIGEALQENGKVIVTGCLGAEPDYIREHHPQILAVTGPHQYEQVLDAVHANVPPAPDPFIDLLPASGVSLTPRHYSYLKISEGCNHKCKFCIIPDMRGKLASRPAHAVLREAEKLVEAGVKELLVISQDTSAYGLDRKYDVNPWRDGEVRSHITDLTRELGSLGAWVRLHYVYPYPHVRDLIPLMADPSNGVLPYLDIPFQHSHPDVLRRMARPAAGAKTLDEIARWRSDCPDITLRSTFIVGYPGETEAEFQHLLDWLDEAQLDRVGCFQYENVDGARSNALPDHVAAEVKQDRWERFMAKAQAISEAKLQAKVGRTLEVIVDDIDEDGIATCRTWADAPEIDGNLFIDEGAERLSVGDVVEVEVEEAGEYDLWGSMV, encoded by the coding sequence ATGACCCAGAACCCACCCAATCTCCGCCCCGACCTCGCAAACGCGCAGATCACCGAGCAACGTCGCGATGGCCAGCCGACCATCGGCATGGTCTCCCTCGGCTGTCCCAAGGCGCTGGTCGATAGTGAACGCATCCTCACGCGTCTCCGGGCCGAGGGCTATGCAATCTCACCCGACTATGCGGGCGCCGAGGCCGTGATCGTCAACACCTGCGGATTTTTGGACTCAGCCAAGGCTGAAAGCCTCGATGCGATTGGCGAGGCGCTGCAGGAAAACGGCAAGGTCATCGTGACGGGCTGTCTGGGGGCCGAACCGGACTATATCCGCGAACACCACCCGCAAATCCTCGCCGTGACAGGCCCGCATCAATATGAACAGGTGCTCGACGCGGTACACGCCAATGTGCCGCCCGCCCCGGACCCGTTCATCGACCTGCTGCCCGCCAGCGGCGTGTCCCTGACCCCGCGCCACTACAGCTATCTGAAGATTTCCGAAGGCTGTAACCACAAATGCAAGTTCTGCATCATCCCCGACATGCGCGGCAAACTGGCCAGCCGCCCGGCCCATGCGGTGCTGCGCGAGGCTGAAAAACTGGTCGAGGCCGGGGTCAAGGAACTGCTGGTCATCAGTCAGGATACCTCTGCCTACGGGCTGGACCGGAAATACGATGTGAACCCTTGGCGCGACGGCGAGGTGCGCAGCCACATCACCGACCTGACCCGCGAGTTGGGCAGCCTCGGCGCCTGGGTGCGCCTGCACTACGTCTACCCCTACCCCCATGTGCGCGATCTAATCCCGCTCATGGCGGACCCGTCTAACGGCGTGCTGCCCTATCTGGACATCCCATTCCAGCATAGCCACCCCGACGTGCTGCGGCGGATGGCCCGGCCCGCTGCCGGTGCGAAAACCCTGGACGAAATCGCCCGCTGGCGCAGCGATTGCCCCGATATCACCCTGCGATCGACTTTCATCGTCGGCTACCCGGGCGAGACCGAGGCCGAATTCCAGCACCTGCTGGACTGGCTGGACGAAGCCCAACTCGACCGGGTCGGCTGCTTCCAATACGAAAACGTGGACGGGGCACGCAGCAACGCCCTGCCCGATCATGTGGCCGCTGAGGTCAAACAGGACCGGTGGGAGCGTTTCATGGCCAAGGCGCAAGCCATCTCCGAGGCGAAACTGCAGGCCAAAGTAGGCCGGACGCTAGAGGTCATCGTGGACGACATCGACGAAGACGGCATCGCAACCTGCCGGACATGGGCGGACGCTCCTGAGATTGATGGGAATTTGTTCATTGATGAAGGGGCTGAGAGGTTGTCCGTCGGGGATGTGGTGGAGGTCGAGGTTGAGGAAGCGGGAGAGTATGATTTGTGGGGAAGTATGGTTTGA